One stretch of Arachis hypogaea cultivar Tifrunner chromosome 20, arahy.Tifrunner.gnm2.J5K5, whole genome shotgun sequence DNA includes these proteins:
- the LOC112783474 gene encoding non-specific lipid transfer protein GPI-anchored 16: MIKPINIQRHLPTIKSFFNPPKTNMGQLTYAFQITVISTILIIIMGTLNLVKGQITTPCTRSMITNFTACANFITGSSSNGLAPSSSCCDSLRSLMSNSIDCACLVISANAPIPLPINSVLALFLPQACNINELPLQCKASGSPIPAPGPAMLGSNDQSLPPIAESPLSPQASEAPNSETSQPTLATLEAKSKPLKKNKNSRKLQEYSYQ, translated from the exons ATGATCAAACCAATCAACATCCAAAGACACTTACCTACAATCAAATCATTCTTTAACCCACCAAAGACTAATATGGGACAACTCACATATGCTTTCCAAATCACTGTGATATCAACCATACTAATTATAATTATGGGTACACTAAACTTGGTTAAGGGTCAAATTACTACACCATGCACAAGATCAATGATAACCAATTTCACAGCATGTGCAAACTTCATCACAGGAAGTTCAAGTAATGGATTAGCACCATCATCTTCATGTTGTGATTCACTAAGGTCTTTGATGAGTAATAGTATAGATTGTGCTTGCCTTGTGATTTCAGCCAATGCTCCAATCCCATTACCTATTAACAGTGTTCTTGCCCTTTTTCTTCCACAAGCATGCAACATCAATGAACTTCCTTTACAGTGCAAAG CTTCTGGCTCTCCTATACCAGCTCCAG GTCCAGCAATGCTTGGATCAAATGACCAATCACTTCCTCCAATAGCTGAATCTCCACTAAGCCCACAAG CTTCTGAGGCACCCAATTCTGAGACTTCACAACCAACATTGGCAACACTAGAAGCAAAatcaaaaccattgaagaagaataagaactcaAGAAA
- the LOC140182954 gene encoding uncharacterized protein, translating to MITWAIELSQYDLSYEPRHAIKAQAMADFLVKVSGNPTKDTDTRWKLHVDGASNQTSGGAGIILESPAGVIYEQSVKFEFSVSNNQAEYEALLGGLVLAREVRATRLEVCSDSQVVTAQVNGSYQARDSLLQKYLEWVKEMSKQFEEVTVQHVPRERNTRVDLLSKLASTKPGTGNRSLIQGITKEPAVALHLTKMSPSWMDPITDFLKNGKLPGDGKEAKALRREAAKYTVIQDQLFKKGLSQPLLKCLHPDQTDYVITRFGIPKIVISDNGTQFTDKKFAEFLIGLGIKQKFSSVEHPQTNGQVESANKVILLGLKKRLDSKKGATEQSFTRETPFRLTYGVDAVIPVEIGKPSPERTED from the exons ATGATTACCTGGGCCATCGAGCTGTCCCAATACGATCTGAGCTACGAACCCCGACATGCGATTAAGGCACAAGCAATGGCGGACTTCCTAGTGAAAGTATCCGGAAACCCAACCAAGGACACGGACACACGGTGGAAACTCCATGTGGACGGAGCTTCCAACCAGACGTCCGGGGGCGCTGGGATCATCCTAGAAAGCCCGGCCGGAGTCATTTATGAACAATCGGTTAAGTTTGAGTTTTCCgtatcaaacaaccaagcagaatacgaagcccttCTGGGGGGCTTGGTTCTAGCTCGGGAAGTCAGGGCCACAAGGTTGGAAGTATGCAGCGACTCGCAGGTCGTCACCgcgcaagtaaatggaagctaccaagccagagactcGCTGCTACAAAAATACTTGGAATGGGTCAAAGAGATGAGCAAACAATTTGAGGAGGTCACGGTCCAACACGTCCCAAGGGAAAGGAACACACGAGTAGACCTCCTATCCAAGTTGGCAAGCACAAAACCTGGAACCGGCAACCGCTCCCTCATTCAAGGCATCACAAAAGAGCCCGCAGTTGCTCTACACCTGACCAAGATGAGCCCTTCTTGGATGGACCCCATCACCGATTTCTTGAAAAACGGCAAACTCCCTGGGGATGGGAAGGAAGCCAAAGCGTTGAGAAGGGAGGCTGCCAAGTACACGGTCATACAGGACCAGctattcaaaaagggactaagcCAACCTTTGCTGAAGTGCCtacaccccgaccagacggactac gtaaTAACCCGGTTCGGCATCCCAAAAATCGTCATTTCAGATAATGGGACGCAATTCACTGACAAGAAGTTTGCTGAGTTTCTCATCGGCCTGGGGATAAAACAAAAGTTCTCCTCGGTAGAACATCCCCAGACAAATGGACAAGTGGAgtccgcaaataaagtcatcctGCTAGGCCTCAAGAAGCGTTTAGATAGCAAAAAAGGCGCAACCGAGCAAAGCTTCACAAGGGAAACCCCCTTTCGCCTAACATACGGGGTCGACGCGGTGATACCTGTGGAGATTGGCAAGCCGAGCcctgaaagaactgaagattga